The DNA region ttcgtctgctctggtgctgaacaactgacagtttgaacgagtctgccttttatagttcctcagactcgcccggcaactgacaggcgcgtctgattggctaagacgcgcttggctgctgccgagctgtcattcgtaacagcgaggactaacttttactatacaacacttcttcccccccagctgtgcacatgcgtgatgtttgcgcacgcgtagtcctgtaagtatacaggagaacggcggacacaccccgaacgccgcaattgcattgcaggcggatcatcgcattgatgtccctgtctgagctcctcccctcggggagtgaagctccaggtgacgtctgatggcagaggaaccctgaatggatgactcccactgaatggtaagctgggcgaagggggcgcggccgaggatgttgacggcttatgactaggccggtaggcggcctctggaaggggaaggctaggtctatgttggcctaaacgtaatgggttggggttttcaactccggattgagaagcactgctgggctgtgatactgagctaggctggcctggattggagaaggctggagagttgtggttatttaactgcggttgcgggttcaggtctggctgagaaacggttaagccaggaccttgcgtgtcggcttgagaatcattttctgatgaccgtcgttgtctcaattgatccaggtgtcttctccaggttgatccatctgaaactcgaatcctgtaggaaacgggccctgttatttcggttataattgcaggcacccatctcgtctctcctccatagtttctagcccaaaccaggtccccaggcttaaaagtgcgggagggggttggaggccccaggttgccagactgaattcctgaatagacgggatgcaatctatccagggtggtccgcaggcgcctgcccatcaacatctccgcggggcttttctgtgtcagggggcaaggtgtggagtgctgtgccaataagtaagcatccacccttgcctgccagtctccacggtttagacggcccaaagcctccttggcagatctaaccgccctttccgctcggccattgctggccgggtggtaaggggcaaccagcgcgtggcggaccccttgctcggccaggtatgtttggaacattgtagacgtgaattgcgggccgttgttggacactactgtgtccggcaacccgtgggttgcgaacaatcgtcgcaaggctcgcacagtactgtcagatgtggtggagtgcatgagcaatacttccacccatcgagagtacgcgtccacaactataaggaaagtctggccgtgaaaggggccagcgaaatctatatgtattctagaccagggaccccgaggcatctcccattcccgggagggagaggaaggaggagatggtcgggactgctggcaggtttcgcatttggcgacccaggcttcgatctctgcatctaaccctggccaccaaatgaaactgcgagcaagggccttcattctgcttactccggggtgactttcatggagacgttgcagaatctgttgttggaggaccgttgggatgaccacacggtcgccccacagtaggcagcctgaatgtatagaaagctcccactgtctgttcttgaagtgcttgaactgaggtggtaactcacccgcaggccagcctctcagga from Thamnophis elegans isolate rThaEle1 chromosome 3, rThaEle1.pri, whole genome shotgun sequence includes:
- the LOC116505801 gene encoding uncharacterized protein K02A2.6-like; translated protein: GCLLWGDRVVIPTVLQQQILQRLHESHPGVSRMKALARSFIWWPGLDAEIEAWVAKCETCQQSRPSPPSSPSREWEMPRGPWSRIHIDFAGPFHGQTFLIVVDAYSRWVEVLLMHSTTSDSTVRALRRLFATHGLPDTVVSNNGPQFTSTMFQTYLAEQGVRHALVAPYHPASNGRAERAVRSAKEALGRLNRGDWQARVDAYLLAQHSTPCPLTQKSPAEMLMGRRLRTTLDRL